One genomic region from Nymphaea colorata isolate Beijing-Zhang1983 chromosome 12, ASM883128v2, whole genome shotgun sequence encodes:
- the LOC116265903 gene encoding probable aquaporin PIP1-2: protein MEGKEEDVKLGANKFSERQPIGTAAQGADKDYKEPPPAPFFEPGELKSWSFWRAGIAEFMATFLFLYITILTVMGVNGSKGVCSSVGIQGIAWAFGGMIFALVYCTAGVSGGHINPAVTFGLLLARKLSLTRALFYMFMQCAGAICGAGVVRGFEHRQYKLLGGGVNFVKPGYTKGDGLGAEIIGTFVLVYTVFSATDAKRKARDSHVPILAPLPIGFAVFLVHLATIPITGTGINPARSLGAAIIYNSEHAWHDHWIFWVGPFVGAALAAVYHQMIIRAIPFKASRP, encoded by the exons AtggaggggaaggaggaagatgTGAAGCTTGGGGCAAACAAATTCTCAGAGAGGCAACCTATCGGCACAGCAGCCCAGGGAGCGGACAAGGACTACAAGGAGCCTCCACCAGCGCCATTCTTCGAACCAGGAGAGCTGAAGTCATGGTCCTTCTGGAGAGCCGGCATTGCAGAGTTCATGGccactttccttttcttgtacATCACCATTCTCACCGTCATGGGTGTGAACGGTTCCAAgggagtttgttcttcagtggGTATCCAAGGGATTGCCTGGGCTTTTGGTGGTATGATCTTTGCCTTGGTCTACTGCACTGCAGGGGTATCAG GCGGCCACATCAACCCCGCAGTGACTTTCGGGTTGCTGCTCGCCAGGAAGCTGTCCCTCACAAGGGCCCTCTTCTACATGTTCATGCAGTGCGCTGGCGCTATTTGTGGTGCTGGTGTCGTAAGGGGATTTGAGCACCGCCAGTACAAGCTGTTAGGTGGGGGTGTTAACTTTGTCAAACCAGGTTACACTAAAGGCGACGGTCTTGGCGCAGAGATCATTGGCACATTTGTGCTTGTCTACACCGTCTTCTCTGCTACTGATGCCAAGAGAAAAGCCAGAGATTCTCATGTTCCT ATTCTGGCTCCCCTGCCTATTGGGTTTGCAGTCTTCCTTGTTCATCTTGCTACCATCCCCATCACTGGAACTGGCATTAACCCCGCTAGAAGCCTTGGAGCCGCCATCATCTATAACAGCGAGCACGCTTGGCATGACCAT TGGATCTTCTGGGTGGGACCCTTCGTCGGAGCTGCCCTTGCCGCGGTGTACCACCAGATGATCATTAGAGCAATCCCATTCAAAGCCAGTAGGCCTTAg